From the genome of Deinococcus aerius, one region includes:
- a CDS encoding peptidoglycan D,D-transpeptidase FtsI family protein, protein MEVKIHRRSRLMQLIALVLFLTLVWAYAQLEWGVPQAVKRTVVQSRGTITAADGTVLAQSVNGKRVYPQGTLAGQVIGLMGATEGLEGLEAAYNRTLEAGQNLKLTLDPAAQAAAEAALARAVPEHQGQYGSVVVLETRTGRILAAASYPPFDPNQWRDYSPETRRNRPFLDVFEPGSTIKGLVVAAAMNEGLTTPDTRYDTPMRRYVGGRWGSTIGDSVNHPGHLTTRQVLRYSSNVGMSHIVEHFPAERMRGYLSRYGFGSYVDIPTVVTSTGQLQPLRNWDDLVRATNAFGQGMSSTTLQLAAAYNTLANDGRYVSPRLVEGEPAGERREVLRPETARKTREMLQAVIEEGIPHAAGLKGYALGGKTGTAQVSEGAKGYASNLFDSLFAGFFPADAPRVTVAVMVHGAKVQYHGSMLAAPIYREIAADIISRWAAAPREEKQPEKK, encoded by the coding sequence ATGGAAGTGAAGATCCACCGCCGTTCCCGCCTGATGCAGCTCATCGCCCTGGTGCTGTTCCTGACGCTGGTGTGGGCTTACGCGCAGCTCGAATGGGGTGTGCCGCAGGCTGTCAAGCGCACCGTGGTGCAGTCGCGCGGCACCATCACCGCCGCCGACGGCACGGTGCTCGCGCAGAGCGTGAACGGCAAGCGGGTCTATCCCCAGGGAACGCTCGCCGGGCAGGTGATCGGCCTGATGGGCGCGACCGAGGGCCTGGAGGGGCTGGAGGCCGCCTACAACCGCACCCTGGAGGCGGGTCAGAACCTGAAGCTGACCCTGGACCCCGCCGCGCAGGCCGCCGCGGAGGCCGCGCTCGCCCGGGCCGTGCCCGAACATCAGGGCCAGTACGGCTCGGTCGTCGTGCTGGAGACCCGCACCGGGCGCATCCTGGCCGCCGCGAGCTACCCCCCCTTCGATCCCAACCAGTGGCGCGACTACAGCCCCGAGACCCGGCGCAACCGGCCCTTCCTGGACGTGTTCGAGCCCGGCTCGACCATCAAGGGCCTGGTCGTCGCGGCGGCGATGAATGAGGGCCTGACCACGCCGGACACGAGGTACGACACGCCCATGCGCCGCTACGTGGGCGGGCGCTGGGGCAGCACCATCGGGGATTCCGTCAACCACCCCGGCCACCTCACCACCCGGCAGGTGCTGCGCTACAGCAGCAACGTGGGCATGAGCCACATCGTCGAGCATTTCCCCGCCGAGCGGATGCGCGGCTACCTCAGCCGCTACGGGTTCGGGAGCTACGTGGATATCCCCACCGTGGTCACCAGCACGGGCCAGCTCCAGCCGCTGCGCAACTGGGACGACCTGGTGCGCGCCACCAACGCCTTCGGCCAGGGCATGAGCAGCACGACCCTGCAACTCGCGGCGGCCTACAACACGTTGGCGAATGATGGCCGGTACGTTTCGCCCCGCCTGGTCGAGGGTGAACCCGCGGGCGAGCGCCGCGAGGTGCTGCGTCCCGAGACGGCCCGCAAGACGCGCGAGATGCTCCAGGCCGTGATCGAGGAGGGCATTCCCCACGCCGCCGGACTCAAGGGCTACGCCCTGGGTGGCAAAACGGGGACGGCCCAGGTTTCCGAGGGCGCCAAGGGGTACGCGAGCAACCTGTTCGACAGCCTGTTCGCGGGGTTCTTCCCCGCCGACGCCCCCCGCGTGACCGTGGCCGTCATGGTCCACGGCGCCAAGGTTCAGTACCACGGCTCCATGCTCGCCGCCCCGATCTACCGCGAGATCGCCGCCGACATCATCTCCCGCTGGGCCGCCGCCCCCCGCGAGGAGAAGCAGCCCGAGAAGAAGTAA
- the rsmH gene encoding 16S rRNA (cytosine(1402)-N(4))-methyltransferase RsmH: MPPPDALSHTPVLAAEVVGALAPAPGRVIVDGTLGGAGHTRLLLEAGARVIGIDQDPYALNRARTLELPNLTVLEGNYRDMRELLSGIGVTRVDGVLLDIGVSSFQLDDAERGFSYHTEAPLDMRMSRSGESAADVVNSYPEEELAAIIYEYGEDRHSRRIARAIVAAREKAPITTTVQLAELIKRAYPGFSKGIHPARRTFQALRIHVNDELGALRDGLEAAETLLAPGGRLAVISFHSLEDRIVKRFLRGSPTLKPLTKRPVEASEAEQAGNPRARSAKLRAAEKVPPPHEAPGVTP; the protein is encoded by the coding sequence CTGCCCCCCCCGGACGCCCTCTCCCACACCCCAGTCCTGGCCGCCGAGGTGGTTGGAGCCCTGGCCCCCGCCCCGGGCCGTGTGATTGTGGACGGCACCCTCGGCGGCGCCGGCCACACCCGGCTGCTGCTGGAGGCCGGTGCCCGCGTCATCGGCATCGACCAGGACCCCTATGCCCTGAACCGGGCCCGCACCCTCGAACTTCCGAATCTCACCGTGCTGGAGGGCAACTACCGCGACATGCGGGAGCTTCTGTCCGGCATCGGGGTCACCCGGGTCGACGGCGTGCTCCTCGACATCGGCGTGAGCAGTTTCCAGCTCGACGACGCGGAGCGCGGCTTCTCGTATCACACCGAGGCGCCCCTGGACATGCGGATGAGCCGGAGCGGCGAGAGCGCCGCCGACGTGGTGAACAGCTATCCCGAGGAGGAACTCGCCGCGATCATCTACGAGTACGGCGAGGATCGCCACTCGCGCCGCATCGCCCGGGCCATCGTGGCGGCGCGCGAGAAGGCGCCCATCACGACGACGGTGCAGCTCGCGGAGCTCATCAAGCGCGCCTATCCCGGCTTCTCGAAGGGCATTCACCCCGCGCGCCGGACCTTCCAGGCGCTGCGCATCCACGTGAACGACGAACTCGGCGCCCTGCGGGACGGGTTGGAGGCCGCCGAAACCCTCCTGGCCCCGGGGGGACGCCTCGCGGTGATCTCCTTCCACTCGCTGGAGGACCGCATCGTGAAACGCTTCCTGCGGGGCAGTCCCACCCTGAAGCCCCTGACCAAGCGCCCGGTGGAGGCCTCGGAGGCCGAGCAGGCCGGGAATCCCCGCGCCCGCAGCGCCAAACTGCGCGCCGCCGAGAAGGTGCCCCCCCCTCACGAAGCCCCCGGGGTGACCCCATGA